TTCTCAAGCGCTGCCTTCAAAGCTACGTAGGCTTGTTCACGGGTAGTGTAGTTTTTGCTCAGGAGACTCTGGCGTACAGCCTGCCAGTCCACTTGATTGAAGGTACCATCTACATACTCGCGGTTGACGATTTGCCAAGCTTCATCAACAACGGTTTTGGGGCTATCTTGGAGAGCGGCTCTCACAGAGCGGCTCAGACCAGGGCCAAATAAAGTCAGCGTCACGGTTGTTGCAACGGCACCACCAAAGAGGGCGGCTTGCAGGAAGGGAAAGCGCTTAGAGGTTCGGTTCATTGAGGACTAATGCTTAAAATAAATGAACTGAAGGGCAATAGAACGAATCCTAAATCAGCGGAGGATTCTGGCAACATCTGGATTCCTGTCTGCCAAAACAAGCTGAAGCGGACTGACACCTCACACCTACCAAAAGTTAGCTTCAGAATACTGAGGTTCCCAAATCTAACTGCGGCAGCCCTATGACAGTTTAACAAGTGTCTGGGAGTTAAGCCGTCTCCTCAACTCTGAAGGTCTCACCGATGCCCGTCGGCGTGACTGGAATCTCTCTACTTGCGCGGGTTGGGAGTCAAAGGTTGCAACAGCAGCGTTGGCAATCTTCTACTTCCCTTGAGTTTAGCTTAAGCAATTGTTAGAGTTCTGTCACAAATGACACGGGTTGTTTGTGACTCGAGGTGAGTCGAGACTTGACAGATGTCATGGGGCGATCGCTTGGATATTGGCCAAGGGGAGCTGGAAAAAATACTGCTGGCGGAACTGGGCTTCACGGACGGCACTCAGGAATTGGGTGAGGACAGTGGGGAGGACTTGACCATTGAGCTGATACCCCATGACGTGGATGTTTTGGTCGGATACAACGATCTCAAACCCTAACTCATACAACGTCTGCAAGCCCAAATCCAGAAGTTGGGGACTGATATTGAGTTTCTGACACAGTTGGGAACGGGTGGCAGAGTGCCCCGTGCGAAGTAGATATTTGACGACTCCCACCAATTGTTGAAATAACTGCTCCGGGGGAGGACAGTCAGGTTCTCCATAGGCGATCGCCAAGGGTTGGGATGCTTGCAGCGCCCGGTGGCACCAAACTTGTAGCTCATCCCAATTGCTAGGACAGGTCTTCAAAACCAAAGGCGCTGGCTGGGATTGGGGGTTCCCAGGGGAGGGAGCATGGGGGGAGCGCCAATCTAGAATCGAAGGGCGAGGCAAGGTTGGGAGCTGGGTTGCCAACCCACAGGAACGAACCGCTATCAGACGTATTTCATAGTGGGGTTTTTTGCGTTGTCGCTGGCTGGTGAAGGAGTTGTAATCCAGTTCTACAATCAGATCGCAGCGTCCTGGGGGGAGATCTCCCTTACCATGTCCCCACCACAGACCCGGGAATCCCTGATCAGTGGAGTCATCTCGGAGCATGAATTCCGTTTTTAGGAACCGGACTTCCTGGTTCTTGGCATCTCGGAGATTCCGATGCCAAACTTGCTCAAACCAGCAATTGGCAAGATATAGCCGGGGAATGGGATTTCCCATCCCACAGGGTTCGAGTAATTTCAGGGCTTTAAATAGGTCTTTGCCCCCATCCTGGTTCAAATCAGCAACAGTGACGCTCAGATCGGCGGTTAGCACCGGGGGAGAGAGATGGATCACCTGCTGTCGCATCTGCCGATTAATCGCCTCGGTAAATAGGGACAGGTTGTCTAGGGGCAGGCTGAGTCCTAAGGCAAAGGGATGCCCGCCAAAGCTGTGGAGCAAATGCTCCTGCCCTTGCACCAAGGTATAGAGATCTAACTGATTGACCGATCTTGCTGACCCTCTTGCCAGACGGGGAGATGCATTACCGGTCACATTGTCTTCTCTTTCCGTACTCAGAAGGATCGTGGGGCGACCATAGGCTTGAGCCATCTGCCCCGCCACCAGCCCGAGGACCCCCACAGGCCACTGGTCATCCACCAAGACAATGACGTGAGTCGTAGAGAGATCCAAATGGGCCAGTTTGGCTATCACCTGCTGTGCGACTTGCCGCTGTAACCCCTGGCGGCGGGTATTGGCTAATTCTGTTTCCTCTGCCAGGGTGGTGCAACGCTCCACATCCTGGCTGGTGAGTAACTCCACACAAAAGCGGGCATTTCCATAGATGCGGCTAACCGCATTGATCCGAGGTCCAAGACCAAAGGAAATATCGGTGGGGCGATCGCCACTGCGTTTACAGAGTTCGAGCAATTTAGCTACCCCTGGTCGCGTTGTGGTAGATAGACTTGCCTGTTTCTGCAATTGGACAATCCCTCGCTGGGCAAGATAGCGGCAATACCCCCGTCATCTGCACCAGATCGGCAACCAGGCCAATGGCCACTAGATCTAAGAGCGACTCTAAGGCATCGGGGGGCATTGACCGGATTTCATAGAGAGCCTCTATTAATTTGTAAGCCACAGCGACACCGGACAGATGGGCCAGGGGATGGGTCGGGGGGAAGGAACGGGGGTTCAGAATCGCCGTCACAGGGGGGCGCTCAGGAGACAGGGTATGGTGATCGGTAATGATCACATCAATGCCCATCAGGCGGGCATAGGCAATTTCCTTGAGGTTAGTGCTGCCGGTGTCACAGGTAACGATCAATTGGCAACCTTGGGTCTGTAATTGATCGATGCCCTGGCAAGATAACCCATGGGATTCTGTCAGTCGATTGGGAAGGAAATAACTCAGACAGCGATCTGGCTCCAAGAACCTGCCCAGTCCTTCCCAGAGCACAGCGGTGGCTGTCAGCCCATCGGCATCAAAATCTCCCCAGATCACTACCCTTTGTTGTTGATCGACTGCCTGCTGAAGGCGATCCACCGCCCATTGCATTTCCGATCCAAATTCCCAGGGGCTAGCTGGTTGGTAATGGTCAGGATCGAGAAAGCATTGCAACTGGTCATTGGTTTGAATGCCTCGCTGCCACAGCAGCATAGCGGCTTGAGGGTTTGCCACAGCGGTTTGGTGTCTGACCGCTGCGACAAACCACGGCGGTGGATCAACAGCAGAATAAATATCCCAGTCCGGAACTTGTTCTGGCATCTAAATGCTCTGTTAACTTGGAGTTAGAGGCTATTTATAAAGTAAATCTTTAGGCGGTTAATCGTCGCAGCATAATCCGCGCCATTGCCGCATAAATGGCAGTCTCACTCATTTCCGGCAACCGCTCATAATCTTTGCTCAGCCGCCGAAACCAATTGAGCCATCCAAATGTCCGCTCCAGCACCCAGCGCTTGGGCAACCGCTCAAAGTACTCGGTGAGCTTTTGCCTCCCCTCCACCCGAACTTGCAGCATCAACCCCACGACGAGGGCAAACGTATCCCCTCTATCCCCTGCATCTACCCATCATACTTCCACCTGCTCAAGCACTTCGGGATGCTCTGCCACTAACTCCATCAGGGCATACGCCCCTAAGACCCGTTCCCCCATTCGCTTCGGCAACAACAACTTTCAACAGCAGTCCCAGACTATCCACAATCACCTGCCGCTTGCGCTCTTTCACCCCCTTACCGCCATCAAACCCTTACACCTCCCCTTTGTTCCCGCCGTTTTCTCCGACTGGCTATCGGCTGCAATCGCTGTGGGTTGCGGGCATTTGCCCATCTGCTCTCGCACATTGGCTATAAAACGATCGCAACGCTACAAACAGGAGTTGTGCAGTTATCTAAAACACCAGATAGCGAGGTAGATATCCGCTAAATTGAGGTCAATGTCTGATTCCAGACCTACTTTATGAAGTAATTGCCAGAACCTTATGGATAGTTTCAGTGAGCAATTGAGTGCAGGATTAGAACCCATTGCATCATGGTTTCGTAATTTAGGCGTTCCAGAACCAATTGTCCATTGGGGACACCCAGTAATGATGGGAATTGTTGTGTTAGTCATGGGCAGCTTTGTCGGTCTGGCCGGCTGGCGGGGACGATTGATCACCGATGAGGCAGCAGCCAGTCAAAGTCGAGCTGATCATCGGCAGTTAGCTCCCTTAATGACACTATTTATGACCCTCGGTTATACGGGAGGAGTGTTGTCTCTGGTGATGCAAAAACACCCGATTTTACAAAGTCCTCATTTCTGGACAGGTTCGCTTGCCCTCCTACTTCTGGGAATCAATGGTGCGATCGCAGGGTGGGGATTTGGGCAAAAACAGGGCGTTGATACCGGAGCAGGCTGGCGTACCTTTCATGCCTATCTGGGTAGCACAGCGCTCTGCTTATTGTTGATTCATGCTGCCTTCGGTTTAAAGTTGGGGCTATCCATCTAACCGCTTGAACAAACTATCCATTGGTTTGGGGCCACGCTGATCTTCCGCTTTCACCTGCTTCCATGCACCCTGCAACTGGAATGATACTTTGTCTGGCCTATGTCCTGGGTTTGCTGGCAACAGCTATTCCCTGGGGAGGATATGGTTGTTTAGGGCTGGGGTTGGCTGCGGCAGTGCTGCTGCCTCGGTTGTGGCGTACAGGTCCCAAGAGGTGGCTATGGTTGATTGCAGGAACTCTGGGCCTGATCGCTAGCCTGTACCTGCATCTGCGAGTACCTCATCCGGGAGCAACTGATATCAGCCGATTGATTCAGCAACCTGGAGACAGTCATCGTCCTCCAGTGGTAACGGTTCAAGGCGTGGTTGAAAGCCTACCAAGGCTAACCCGGAGTCAAAAGGCTCAATTTTGGCTCCGAACCAGTCAGTTCGGCCCAGTCGATACTGGTCAGCCGACCACAGGCAGAGTTTACACGACGGTTCCCCTCCTCCAAGCAACGGGGATCAATCCTGGACAGAGGGTGACCGTTACGGGAACCATGTACCAACCCAAATCCAATCCCGGACAATGCGTGTTTGATTTCAAGGATTACCTGGGACAGGAAGGATCATTTGCTGGATTGGTAGGGCAAAAGCTGGAACCCACTGAGAGAGGGCAAAACGATCGCCACTGGGGATGGTGGAGTATACGCCAACGGATTGTGCAGTCCCAAGTTCGTTGGCTCAATGTGCCAGCTGGCCCCCTAGTGAGTGCGATGGTGCTGGGGGGACGAGCGGTGGACTTGCCATTTGAAATCCGAGATTGCTTTGTCCGAGTGGGCTTGGCCCATGCCCTGGCTGCATCGGGCTTTCAGGTGTCGTTGATTTTAGGTGTGGTGTTGGCACTGACACAGCAATTCACCCCTCGGGTGCAGTTTGGTTTGGGTGCAGCAGCAAATTTATTATTCGTGGGCTTGGCTGGGCCTTCTCCATCGGTACTGCGAGCCGCCGTCATGGGATTTGCCGTGTTACTGGGAGTTCTAAGCGATCGTAAGATCAAACCACTGGCATCTCTGGTGGTAGCAGCCACCCTGTTGTTATTGTTAAATCCCCTGTGGATATGGGATCTGGGATTTCAACTGAGTTTTGCAGCCACCCTGGGATTGTTAGTGACGGTTCCTCCCCTGATGCAGGGATTGGATTGGATGCCGCCGGGAATCGCCAGTTTAATGGCAGTTCCCATTGCCGCTACGATTTGGACACTACCGATTCAGATTTATGCCTTCTGCCTGATCTCGCCCTACTGCATTCTGGCCAATATTATCTCGGTGCCCTTGATTTCAATGATCAGTCTGGGGGGGTTTGTTAGTAGCATGGCGAGCCTCATCTGGCCTGTGGCTGGCAGTGGGCTGGCTTGGTTTCTGTACTACCCTGCCCACTTATTGATCGAGTTGGTGAATTTCTTTTGTCAGTTACCGGGTAACTCCGTCTCCATCGGGACGATTTCGATCGCGCAATTGTTGGGTCTCTATGGGTTGATTAGTCTTGTGTGGCTGCATTCCTGGTGGCAGCGCCGCTGGTGGTTGGCGGCGGCCTTGTCTGTGGGATTGGTGGTGGCACCTGTTTTGAGTACTCAGGCCACCCTAGCCCGTGTAACTGTATTGTCTACCCCTACTCCCGTTGTCGTGATTCAAAATCGAGGAAAAGTGACTCTGATCAATGCTGGCAACCAGAATAGTGCCGTGTTTACAGTTATGCCCTTTCTCCAGCAACAAGGGATTAATCAAATTGACTGGGCGATCGCCACAGACTTAGCAGCTCGCCCCAACAGCGGTTGGCTAGATATCGTCAAGCACTTACCGATTCGCAATTTCTTTGCCGATCAGACTCCCTTCCCGAAAGCCATCCAAGCACAGCAGCTACAGCAACGGGTGCAAGCTCGTCAAGGCACCTATCAGACATTGGCCATTGAGCAGGATATTCAAGCCGGGGATGTAAGACTCCACATCTCCTCCTCACCCCAGCGGTGGCTCCAGTTCAAATTTCAGGAGCAGTCCTGGATCCTGCTGCCTCGCAAGACAAGTTCAAAGCAACAGCTACAGCCTTTGCAAAACGCCACTGCCTTCCCTCAGTCTGCAGTCCTGGTCTGGTCTGGGCAGATGCTCCACCCAGAGTTTCTGGCTCAATTCCATCCAGTAGCGGCGATCGCGACTGGGTCGGTTGAAGCTAAAACTTCTGCCCAGTTGGCAGCGCTGCAAATCCCTTTATATAAAACCACCGTGAGTGGAGCCATTCAATGGACACGCCTCAGTGATCTAGAGCCTAGTACTGAGGCACTAGATCAGGAAAATGTTTTGCCATAGAACCATCAGGGGAGGTTGCCCAAGTGTCCCCCTCTAATTCCGGTAGGAACTTAGTGTAGAACTAATTGCAAACTAATGGCAGTGATGACTAGCAAGACAATGGGAATGGCGATCGCTGCCATGCCATTGTGACTTTTAACCACGCGTGACTCATGGGCAATCACCGCCTTCTTAATCTTCTCATGCATCTCTTCCCGGAGTTTTTCCATGGTGGATTCTAGGTCATCACCTCCGTAAAGCTTACGGAGGTGATTAAAGACATCCCTTGCCAGGATCAAACTATTTTCTGGGTGTTGAAAGAGCATATCAACGATTTCATCATGGGTAAACATCGTAATTCGAACGGTATCACTTGCACGAGCTGTTGAAGTTCGAGGCTTACCATCAATCAGTTCTACTTCCCCAAAAACTTTTCCAGGTACCAACACACTGGAGACTTGAGTTCCTGTTTCCGGATAGGTGTCGAGGATTTCAACCGACCCTGATTTAATTACATAAATATACTCACTGGGATCGCCCGCCGCATAGATAATATCACCGGGGTAAAAAGGTTTTTTTGTCCATACAATCTACGAACAAGTAGTGGTAATTTACTGTTTAATACAATTGCTATTTATTGTCTAATGCGAGATTACCAAGCATCAATGATCCCACCATCCATGGCAGCATCTGAGAACCAATTATGAGTTGTGACTGGGGCGACGATAACGGCGTAACTGATCGGCAAGCAAATCTACATGGAGTTCACCCATGCCCATCAGCATTTCCTGGGCAGTTTGATAGCGAGCTTTCCAGTCAGACTGTATGGCTTTTTCCAGAACCAATGCTAGGGTGTTACTGATCTTGAGTTTGTCAGATTGCCATAACATTTGACCTGTTTTAGGATCTCGCGGCAACAGATCCGAAGGCTGACCCGTCATTAAATATATTGCTGTCATTCCTAAGCCGTAGAGATCACTGGCATAGGTAGGACTTCCCTCTGCTTGTTCAGGAGCCATGAAACCAGGAGACCCTACAATTTTAATTTGCTTTTGTTCTCCCTGAAACATCGTTTCTTTGACAGCACCAAAATCAATCAAGATTGTTTTAGTATCTCGTTTGCGAATCATAATATTAGCAGGCTTAATATCCCGGTGAATAATGCCTTTACTATGAACATAGTCCAGAACCTTCAGCACATTTGCCAAGATATCAATAACAAACTTCTCGCTCAGAGTTCCCTCTCGGAGGAGGGTATTTTCTAGGGTCTGCCCATCAATCAGTTCTTGCACAAGATAAAACTTTTCAGATTCCTCAAAGTAGGCATACAACTGAGGGATTTGATCAGTACCAGAACTCAATTCTTCCAAAAGGGCAGCTTCCCGCTGGAATCGCTCCTTCACCAGTTGATAGATCGCTGGGTTATTGGTGATCGGTTTGAGTTGCTTAATGACACAGGCTCGCTTAGAGGGCATATAGGTG
The Neosynechococcus sphagnicola sy1 DNA segment above includes these coding regions:
- a CDS encoding DUF4079 domain-containing protein translates to MDSFSEQLSAGLEPIASWFRNLGVPEPIVHWGHPVMMGIVVLVMGSFVGLAGWRGRLITDEAAASQSRADHRQLAPLMTLFMTLGYTGGVLSLVMQKHPILQSPHFWTGSLALLLLGINGAIAGWGFGQKQGVDTGAGWRTFHAYLGSTALCLLLIHAAFGLKLGLSI
- a CDS encoding ComEC/Rec2 family competence protein, which codes for MHPATGMILCLAYVLGLLATAIPWGGYGCLGLGLAAAVLLPRLWRTGPKRWLWLIAGTLGLIASLYLHLRVPHPGATDISRLIQQPGDSHRPPVVTVQGVVESLPRLTRSQKAQFWLRTSQFGPVDTGQPTTGRVYTTVPLLQATGINPGQRVTVTGTMYQPKSNPGQCVFDFKDYLGQEGSFAGLVGQKLEPTERGQNDRHWGWWSIRQRIVQSQVRWLNVPAGPLVSAMVLGGRAVDLPFEIRDCFVRVGLAHALAASGFQVSLILGVVLALTQQFTPRVQFGLGAAANLLFVGLAGPSPSVLRAAVMGFAVLLGVLSDRKIKPLASLVVAATLLLLLNPLWIWDLGFQLSFAATLGLLVTVPPLMQGLDWMPPGIASLMAVPIAATIWTLPIQIYAFCLISPYCILANIISVPLISMISLGGFVSSMASLIWPVAGSGLAWFLYYPAHLLIELVNFFCQLPGNSVSIGTISIAQLLGLYGLISLVWLHSWWQRRWWLAAALSVGLVVAPVLSTQATLARVTVLSTPTPVVVIQNRGKVTLINAGNQNSAVFTVMPFLQQQGINQIDWAIATDLAARPNSGWLDIVKHLPIRNFFADQTPFPKAIQAQQLQQRVQARQGTYQTLAIEQDIQAGDVRLHISSSPQRWLQFKFQEQSWILLPRKTSSKQQLQPLQNATAFPQSAVLVWSGQMLHPEFLAQFHPVAAIATGSVEAKTSAQLAALQIPLYKTTVSGAIQWTRLSDLEPSTEALDQENVLP
- a CDS encoding DHHA1 domain-containing protein is translated as MLELCKRSGDRPTDISFGLGPRINAVSRIYGNARFCVELLTSQDVERCTTLAEETELANTRRQGLQRQVAQQVIAKLAHLDLSTTHVIVLVDDQWPVGVLGLVAGQMAQAYGRPTILLSTEREDNVTGNASPRLARGSARSVNQLDLYTLVQGQEHLLHSFGGHPFALGLSLPLDNLSLFTEAINRQMRQQVIHLSPPVLTADLSVTVADLNQDGGKDLFKALKLLEPCGMGNPIPRLYLANCWFEQVWHRNLRDAKNQEVRFLKTEFMLRDDSTDQGFPGLWWGHGKGDLPPGRCDLIVELDYNSFTSQRQRKKPHYEIRLIAVRSCGLATQLPTLPRPSILDWRSPHAPSPGNPQSQPAPLVLKTCPSNWDELQVWCHRALQASQPLAIAYGEPDCPPPEQLFQQLVGVVKYLLRTGHSATRSQLCQKLNISPQLLDLGLQTLYELGFEIVVSDQNIHVMGYQLNGQVLPTVLTQFLSAVREAQFRQQYFFQLPLANIQAIAP
- a CDS encoding cyclic nucleotide-binding domain-containing protein; the protein is MVWTKKPFYPGDIIYAAGDPSEYIYVIKSGSVEILDTYPETGTQVSSVLVPGKVFGEVELIDGKPRTSTARASDTVRITMFTHDEIVDMLFQHPENSLILARDVFNHLRKLYGGDDLESTMEKLREEMHEKIKKAVIAHESRVVKSHNGMAAIAIPIVLLVITAISLQLVLH
- a CDS encoding serine/threonine-protein kinase — its product is MTSTLLNNRYRLISPLGKGGFGVTMLAEDTYMPSKRACVIKQLKPITNNPAIYQLVKERFQREAALLEELSSGTDQIPQLYAYFEESEKFYLVQELIDGQTLENTLLREGTLSEKFVIDILANVLKVLDYVHSKGIIHRDIKPANIMIRKRDTKTILIDFGAVKETMFQGEQKQIKIVGSPGFMAPEQAEGSPTYASDLYGLGMTAIYLMTGQPSDLLPRDPKTGQMLWQSDKLKISNTLALVLEKAIQSDWKARYQTAQEMLMGMGELHVDLLADQLRRYRRPSHNS
- a CDS encoding DHH family phosphoesterase, with the protein product MPEQVPDWDIYSAVDPPPWFVAAVRHQTAVANPQAAMLLWQRGIQTNDQLQCFLDPDHYQPASPWEFGSEMQWAVDRLQQAVDQQQRVVIWGDFDADGLTATAVLWEGLGRFLEPDRCLSYFLPNRLTESHGLSCQGIDQLQTQGCQLIVTCDTGSTNLKEIAYARLMGIDVIITDHHTLSPERPPVTAILNPRSFPPTHPLAHLSGVAVAYKLIEALYEIRSMPPDALESLLDLVAIGLVADLVQMTGVLPLSCPARDCPIAETGKSIYHNATRGS